A window from Anser cygnoides isolate HZ-2024a breed goose chromosome 1, Taihu_goose_T2T_genome, whole genome shotgun sequence encodes these proteins:
- the LOC136789655 gene encoding glycerophosphodiester phosphodiesterase domain-containing protein 5-like isoform X2 has protein sequence MWGEAKNDYNFDWYNYGNLGFWFLWSLVLLVVAAILFMYIALLLVLAMCLLAEGQQLYLHWSHKIGTFLVLGFSITALFILSVLWGDQWKTVRLSFQITAPYLHIGAITIMVLLSWPMALYAIRADKKVVQVVIVGPYLAILLFLFLIPLGMYSPCIREEGTLGPKPALIGHRGAPMLAPENTEMSFQKTIEHGGDGLETDVTISYDGVPFLMHDSSLRRTTNTREVYPNDTAQNAALFSWDTLKELNAGAWFLKDKPFSCMGSLSRADQNQAMNQSIYKLSNFLRLADSQNKLVIFDLYRPPEKHPYRYSWINRTLEVILNESGIRPHLVLWLENDMRSFVHSVAPGFQQTMGTKAPVEDLLMDNIVKLNLAYTEMSSEDIRKYAEANITTNLYVINEPWLFSLAWCSGAHSVTTNAVHTLKNLSQPLFLMTPQQYNIMWILTDLASVLLISLIFALHWWRERSFSCCAHDGGSMLESGTYNKFRTELSNMPAVVA, from the exons AATGACTACAACTTTGACTG gTATAACTATGGGAACCTGGGCTTCTGGTTCCTCTGGTCTCTTGTTCTCCTGGTAGTGGCCGCAATCCTGTTCATGTACATCGCGCTGCTGTTG GTCCTAGCGATGTGTTTGCTTGCAGAAGGTCAGCAGCTGTACCTGCACTGGAGTCACAAG ATTGGGACTTTTCTTGTCCTGGGCTTCTCTATCACAGCCCTCTTCATATTATCTGTACTCTGGGGAGATCAGTGGAAAACAGTCCGCCTCTCATTCCAG atCACAGCCCCCTATCTCCACATAGGGGCAATAACTATCATGGTCCTCCTCTCCTGGCCCATGGCTCTGTATGCCATCAGAGCAGACAAGAAAG ttgttcaggtgGTAATTGTTGGTCCATACCTGGCtatccttctctttcttttcttgatacCTCTGGGGATGTACTCTCCTTGCATCAGAGAGGAGGGGACACTTGGACCAAAGCCAGCCCTCATTGGACACCGCGGAGCACCGATG ctggcacCAGAAAACACTGAGATGTCATTTCAGAAGACAATTGAACATGGTGGGGATGGTCTTGAAACAGATGTCACCATTAG CTACGACGGAGTTCCTTTCCTCATGCATGACAGCAGCCTGAGGAGGACAACCAACACCAGGGAGGTCTATCCCAACGACACTGCTCAAAATGCAGCCTTGTTCTCCTGGGATACCCTGAAGGAGTTGAATGCTGGAGCATGGTTCCTTAAG GACAAACCCTTTTCATGCATGGGCTCACTGTCAAGGGCAGATCAAAACCAGGCAATGAATCAGTCAATTTACAAGCTAAGTAATTTCTTGCGCCTCGCAGACAGTCAGAATAAACTTGTTATATTTGATCTCTACCGCCCTCCAGAGAAACATCCTTACAGGTACTCGTGGATCAACAGAACCCTGGAAGTCATCCTCAATGAGTCCGGGATTAGACCCCATCTG GTCTTATGGTTGGAGAATGATATGAGGTCCTTTGTTCACTCTGTTGCTCCCGGGTTTCAGCAGACAATGGGCACTAAAGCCCCAGTTGAAGACCTATTGATGGACAATATTGTCAAACTCAATCTGGCCTACACTGAAATGTCCAGTGAAGATATCCG gaaatacgCTGAGGCAAACATCACCACCAACCTCTATGTGATCAACGAGCCGTGGCTCTTCTCCCTGGCGTGGTGCTCGGGGGCACACTCTGTGACCACTAATGCTGTCCACACGCTGAAGAATCTCAGCCAGCCCCTCTTCCTCATG ACGCCGCAGCAGTACAACATCATGTGGATCCTGACGGACCTGGCCTCTGTGCTCCTCATCTCACTCATCTTCGCTCTGCACTG GTGGCGAGAGCGGAGTTTCTCCTGCTGTGCCCACGATGGTGGCTCGATGCTGGAGAGCGGCACCTACAACAAGTTCAGGACAG AGCTCAGCAACATGCCTGCTGTCGTGGCCTGA